A window of the Salegentibacter mishustinae genome harbors these coding sequences:
- a CDS encoding DASH family cryptochrome, translating to MSTGLIWFQNNLRIEDNLALAEACKENDKVIAIYFFDPRQFDFTEFGLKKTGKFRAKFLIETVTELKENLASLNIPLFIYQEKPEDYLPKFLQEYNISNVYLQKEWTSEEQKIISKVKREVSEAIQFKAFYDQFLFHPEDIPYSNFNKIPKVFTEFRKKCEAKVSVRKCSPTPQPLNTENFDLKNNTKIPNLKDLGFEEFAQDSRTAFPFKGGENQAKKRVQQYFWETRNLAKYKQTRNGLIGEAYSSKLSAWLANGSISAKQVYWEVKKFEKEITKNQDTYWLIFELIWRDYFKFISLKHGNKIFKISGILEKELDWNKDEKARENWINGETKEPFVNANMKELAATGFMSNRGRQNVASYWAKELKQDWRVGAAYFESLLIDYDVHSNWGNWMYNSGVGNDPRDRKFNIKRQAEHYDPDQKFQNLWLKE from the coding sequence ATGAGTACAGGATTAATTTGGTTTCAAAATAATTTACGCATAGAAGACAACCTGGCTTTAGCCGAAGCCTGCAAAGAAAATGATAAGGTTATAGCCATTTACTTTTTTGATCCCAGGCAATTTGATTTCACCGAATTCGGATTAAAAAAAACAGGAAAGTTTCGGGCTAAATTCTTAATAGAAACAGTTACGGAACTAAAAGAAAATCTTGCCTCCTTAAATATTCCATTATTCATTTATCAGGAAAAGCCTGAAGATTACCTCCCAAAATTTCTTCAGGAATATAATATTTCCAACGTTTATCTTCAAAAAGAATGGACCAGCGAAGAGCAAAAAATAATTTCGAAAGTTAAAAGAGAAGTTTCTGAAGCTATTCAGTTTAAAGCATTTTACGATCAATTCTTATTTCACCCTGAAGATATTCCCTACTCGAATTTTAATAAAATTCCGAAGGTATTTACAGAATTCAGAAAAAAGTGTGAAGCAAAGGTTTCTGTCAGAAAATGCTCTCCAACACCTCAGCCGCTAAACACCGAAAATTTTGATCTAAAAAACAATACTAAAATTCCTAACCTAAAAGATTTAGGATTTGAAGAATTTGCTCAGGATTCAAGAACCGCTTTTCCCTTTAAAGGTGGAGAAAATCAGGCGAAGAAGAGAGTTCAACAATATTTTTGGGAAACAAGAAATCTCGCAAAATATAAACAAACCCGAAACGGTTTAATTGGTGAAGCTTACAGCTCTAAACTTTCGGCCTGGCTTGCTAATGGTAGTATTTCGGCAAAACAGGTGTATTGGGAAGTTAAAAAATTTGAAAAGGAGATCACCAAAAATCAGGATACCTATTGGTTGATTTTCGAACTTATATGGCGCGATTATTTTAAATTTATTTCCCTAAAACACGGCAATAAAATCTTTAAAATTAGCGGCATCCTAGAAAAAGAACTGGATTGGAATAAAGATGAAAAGGCCAGAGAGAATTGGATAAATGGAGAAACCAAAGAGCCTTTTGTAAATGCGAATATGAAAGAACTAGCCGCCACAGGATTTATGAGCAATCGTGGTAGGCAAAATGTTGCCAGCTACTGGGCAAAAGAATTAAAACAGGATTGGCGGGTTGGCGCAGCTTATTTTGAAAGTTTGCTTATAGATTATGATGTACACAGTAATTGGGGAAACTGGATGTACAATAGCGGTGTTGGTAATGACCCAAGGGATAGAAAATTTAATATAAAACGCCAGGCCGAACATTATGATCCCGATCAAAAATTTCAAAACTTATGGCTGAAAGAGTAA
- a CDS encoding cryptochrome/photolyase family protein, with protein sequence MAERVKTLRLILGDQLNHQHSWFKEEQENICYVFMEMRQETDYVMHHIQKVIGFFSAMREFAEHLKERHHEVIYLKINDKKNKQTLPENLKQLISEYEIEKLEYQLPDEYRLDVQLKDFCSDLNINTEAYDTEHFLTSREDLTNFYKGKKEMTMEYFYRDMRKKYDVLMVNSKDPEGGKWNFDKSNRKKWNGTPEIPHERGFRKDVSTLLQEVEKAGIKTFGNLDAEKFNWPTSREDSLSVLNYFSKNLLIHFGDFQDALHTEQAYLFHSRLSFALNTKMLHPKEVIDSVIGYWRENKDEIDISQVEGFVRQILGWREYMRGIYWKEMPGYGRSNKLDNQNKLPEFYWSANTKMNCLKHSIQQSLDNAYAHHIQRLMITGNYALLTQSHPDEVDAWYLGIYIDAIEWVEITNTRGMSQFADGGIVATKPYVSSGSYINKMSNYCKGCEYDVKKKTGEHSCPFNSLYWNFLDDKREFFKDNRRMGMMLNMLDKKSEDELFRIKERANAIIQNPENF encoded by the coding sequence ATGGCTGAAAGAGTAAAAACGCTAAGGTTGATCCTGGGCGACCAGCTTAATCATCAACATAGTTGGTTTAAGGAAGAACAGGAAAACATATGCTATGTTTTTATGGAGATGCGCCAGGAAACCGATTATGTAATGCACCATATTCAAAAGGTAATTGGATTCTTTAGTGCAATGCGCGAGTTTGCTGAACACTTAAAAGAAAGACATCACGAGGTTATTTACCTTAAGATCAACGATAAAAAGAACAAACAAACATTACCCGAAAACCTGAAGCAGTTAATTTCAGAATATGAAATTGAAAAACTTGAATATCAACTGCCCGATGAATACCGACTTGATGTACAATTAAAAGATTTTTGTAGTGACTTAAACATTAACACCGAAGCATACGATACCGAGCATTTTCTTACCTCCAGGGAAGATCTTACCAATTTTTACAAAGGGAAAAAAGAAATGACCATGGAATATTTTTACCGCGATATGCGTAAAAAATATGATGTGTTAATGGTGAACTCTAAAGATCCTGAAGGTGGGAAATGGAATTTTGATAAATCTAACCGTAAAAAATGGAACGGCACGCCAGAAATTCCACACGAACGTGGATTTAGAAAAGATGTTTCCACGTTACTCCAGGAAGTAGAGAAAGCAGGCATTAAAACTTTTGGAAACCTTGATGCCGAAAAATTCAATTGGCCAACCAGCCGGGAAGATTCGCTTTCGGTTTTGAATTATTTTTCCAAAAACTTGTTGATTCATTTTGGAGATTTTCAAGATGCATTACATACTGAACAGGCCTACTTATTCCATTCCCGACTTTCGTTTGCTTTAAACACCAAAATGCTACATCCTAAAGAAGTAATAGATTCGGTAATTGGTTATTGGCGGGAAAATAAAGATGAAATAGACATTTCTCAGGTAGAAGGTTTTGTACGACAAATTTTGGGTTGGCGCGAATATATGCGCGGAATTTACTGGAAAGAAATGCCGGGTTATGGAAGAAGCAATAAGTTGGATAATCAGAATAAATTACCGGAATTTTACTGGAGCGCCAATACAAAAATGAATTGCCTAAAGCATAGTATTCAACAAAGTCTTGATAATGCCTATGCACATCACATTCAGCGTTTAATGATAACCGGCAATTACGCTTTACTCACCCAAAGCCATCCAGATGAAGTTGACGCATGGTATCTTGGTATTTATATAGATGCGATTGAATGGGTAGAAATAACCAATACGCGAGGCATGAGTCAATTTGCAGATGGCGGTATTGTAGCTACCAAACCTTATGTTTCCAGCGGTTCCTACATTAATAAAATGAGCAACTATTGCAAAGGATGCGAGTACGATGTAAAGAAAAAAACCGGCGAGCATTCCTGCCCCTTTAATAGTTTATACTGGAATTTTTTAGATGATAAACGCGAATTTTTTAAAGATAATCGCAGAATGGGAATGATGCTCAATATGCTGGATAAAAAGTCTGAGGATGAATTATTTAGAATAAAAGAACGAGCAAATGCCATAATTCAGAATCCTGAAAATTTTTAA
- a CDS encoding lmo0937 family membrane protein: MRDLIWLIVVLLVIGWLVGYFAFPDLGSIIHILIVVAVILILYKLLTGRRL, encoded by the coding sequence ATGAGAGATTTAATTTGGCTTATCGTAGTATTACTAGTAATAGGATGGCTTGTTGGATATTTTGCATTTCCAGACCTGGGAAGCATTATTCACATTCTAATTGTAGTAGCCGTAATCCTAATTTTGTATAAATTATTAACCGGACGCCGTCTGTAA
- a CDS encoding SDR family oxidoreductase — protein MWNLNNKYALVTGGTKGIGKAAVLELIELGAQVLFTSRTQKDVDLLLKDLQKEGKKVHGLVADVTSAEDRQKVFDYIEKQWGKLDILVNNAGINIRKKANDYTNEEFRKVMEINLNAPFELSTKLHSLLQKSGNAKIVNVASSAAIQDVGTGTPYAMSKAGLLQQTRSLAVEWAKDGIRVNAVSPWFTVTPLTKGLLSEKQRMNPIIKRTPLNRVAEASEMASIIAFLAMDKSSYITGQNIIADGGMSVNAI, from the coding sequence ATGTGGAATCTTAATAATAAATATGCGCTGGTAACCGGCGGAACCAAAGGAATTGGAAAAGCAGCTGTCCTAGAGCTTATCGAACTGGGAGCCCAGGTTTTGTTTACTTCCAGAACTCAAAAAGATGTAGACCTTTTACTAAAAGACTTGCAAAAAGAGGGCAAAAAAGTACACGGCTTGGTGGCCGATGTGACTAGCGCCGAAGACCGGCAAAAGGTCTTCGATTATATTGAAAAGCAATGGGGCAAACTGGATATTCTGGTAAATAATGCAGGGATCAATATTCGCAAAAAAGCGAATGATTATACGAATGAAGAATTTAGAAAAGTGATGGAAATAAACCTTAATGCTCCTTTTGAATTAAGTACAAAACTTCATTCCCTGCTTCAAAAAAGCGGCAATGCAAAGATCGTGAATGTGGCGTCTTCGGCAGCGATACAAGATGTTGGTACAGGCACACCTTATGCAATGTCTAAGGCGGGATTACTTCAACAAACCAGAAGTCTTGCGGTAGAATGGGCTAAAGATGGTATTCGAGTGAACGCGGTTTCTCCCTGGTTTACAGTTACGCCGCTTACCAAAGGACTTTTAAGTGAAAAGCAAAGAATGAATCCCATTATTAAAAGAACACCATTAAATCGTGTGGCCGAAGCCAGTGAAATGGCTTCCATAATCGCTTTCCTTGCTATGGATAAATCTTCTTATATCACCGGTCAAAATATTATAGCCGATGGTGGAATGAGCGTAAATGCTATTTAA
- a CDS encoding serine hydrolase, producing MKKIIVLCLFMVSVTGFTQNTEMDLALQQKLEALVNDFKGDVGIYVKNLETDKEIAINADTIFPTASIVKVPILVKIFDKIEKGELNYNDTMVYSTDRIYGGSGLMQFYKDSTKTDLRTLVALMISYSDNVTSLWNQELAGGGEAINELMDEIGLEHTRVNSRTDGREKDWEKYGWGQTTPREMASILIEIRNRELISPAASDEMYRLLGNSFYQEYALSQIPPYVQAAAKQGMVNKSRSELFMVNAPSGDYVGYIATKNNKDESWEEGNEAWELQRKISALLWNYFEPNSDWKPAEGAREIFTGSKN from the coding sequence ATGAAAAAGATAATTGTTCTTTGCTTGTTTATGGTTTCAGTAACAGGTTTTACCCAAAATACTGAAATGGATCTTGCACTTCAACAGAAATTGGAGGCGCTAGTTAATGATTTTAAAGGTGATGTGGGTATTTATGTGAAAAACCTGGAAACCGATAAAGAAATAGCAATAAATGCCGATACCATTTTTCCAACGGCAAGTATTGTGAAAGTGCCTATTCTCGTGAAGATTTTTGATAAAATCGAAAAGGGAGAATTGAATTACAATGATACCATGGTTTATTCTACAGATCGTATTTATGGCGGTTCCGGATTAATGCAGTTTTACAAAGACAGCACCAAAACCGATTTGAGAACGCTGGTAGCCTTAATGATTAGCTATAGCGATAATGTTACTTCTTTATGGAACCAGGAGCTTGCCGGAGGCGGAGAAGCTATTAATGAACTAATGGATGAAATTGGCCTGGAGCACACCCGCGTAAATTCCAGAACTGATGGTCGGGAAAAGGATTGGGAAAAATACGGTTGGGGTCAAACCACTCCGCGTGAAATGGCTTCCATTTTAATAGAAATACGAAATCGCGAATTAATTAGTCCTGCAGCCAGCGATGAGATGTACAGGTTGCTGGGTAATTCTTTTTATCAGGAGTATGCTTTGTCACAAATACCGCCTTATGTACAGGCTGCTGCTAAACAGGGCATGGTAAATAAATCCAGATCTGAGCTTTTTATGGTTAATGCACCTTCTGGCGATTATGTAGGTTATATAGCTACAAAGAACAATAAAGATGAATCCTGGGAAGAAGGCAATGAAGCCTGGGAATTACAAAGAAAAATTTCAGCCTTACTTTGGAATTACTTTGAACCAAATTCTGATTGGAAACCTGCCGAAGGAGCCAGGGAAATTTTCACCGGTTCTAAAAACTAA
- the kynU gene encoding kynureninase, whose amino-acid sequence MKFKNTLEYARELDAEDKLSSYRDQFIFPQHEGENVIYFTGNSLGLQPKSAKKYVDEIMTDWANLAVEGHFYAEKPWWDYHERFSAKLAKVVGAKPAEVTVMNTLTVNLHLLMVSFYRPKGKRYKIICEEKAFPSDQYMISSQVRFHGYDPNEAIVEIKRREGENNFRTEDILAKIKEVGEQCALVLIGGVNYYTGQVLAMETITRAGHEIGAFVGWDLAHAAGNIELNLSEWNVDFAAWCSYKYMNSGPGNASGCFINEKYHNQKDIPRFEGWWGHSKERRFLMEPEFQPENGADAWQISNAPVLALAPYLASLEMFEEVGMPALIEKRNKIVAYLEFVLHEIDKEVDSTFEIITPANQEERGTQLSVFLHGEGRELFNYLMKNGVITDWREPNVIRLAPAPFYCSFEDMFHFGQILKKGILEKSK is encoded by the coding sequence ATGAAGTTTAAAAATACCCTAGAATATGCCAGAGAACTCGATGCCGAAGATAAATTATCATCTTACCGGGATCAATTTATTTTTCCGCAGCACGAAGGTGAAAATGTAATTTACTTCACCGGAAATTCACTTGGACTTCAGCCTAAATCGGCTAAAAAATATGTAGACGAGATTATGACCGATTGGGCGAATCTCGCTGTAGAAGGTCATTTCTATGCCGAAAAACCCTGGTGGGATTATCACGAGCGTTTTTCAGCAAAACTGGCTAAAGTAGTAGGAGCAAAGCCTGCTGAGGTTACTGTAATGAATACACTTACGGTAAATTTGCACTTATTAATGGTTTCTTTTTATAGACCAAAAGGAAAACGCTACAAGATTATTTGTGAGGAAAAAGCTTTTCCCAGCGACCAGTATATGATTTCCAGCCAGGTCCGTTTTCACGGTTATGATCCAAATGAAGCGATCGTGGAAATTAAAAGACGTGAAGGAGAAAATAACTTTAGAACCGAAGATATTCTTGCGAAAATAAAAGAAGTAGGCGAGCAGTGCGCTTTGGTGCTCATTGGTGGCGTGAATTATTATACCGGCCAGGTGCTTGCAATGGAAACAATAACAAGGGCAGGACACGAAATAGGCGCTTTTGTAGGCTGGGACCTTGCGCACGCCGCGGGAAATATTGAATTAAACTTAAGCGAATGGAACGTAGATTTTGCTGCCTGGTGCAGTTATAAATATATGAATAGCGGCCCCGGGAATGCCTCTGGATGTTTTATAAATGAAAAATATCATAACCAAAAAGATATTCCCCGCTTTGAAGGCTGGTGGGGACATAGCAAAGAGCGAAGATTTTTAATGGAACCCGAATTCCAGCCCGAAAACGGTGCAGATGCCTGGCAAATTTCTAATGCTCCCGTTCTGGCTCTCGCGCCTTATTTAGCTTCCCTGGAAATGTTTGAGGAAGTTGGGATGCCAGCTTTAATAGAAAAACGAAATAAAATTGTGGCTTATCTCGAATTCGTTCTACACGAAATTGATAAGGAAGTTGATAGTACTTTTGAAATTATTACTCCAGCCAACCAGGAAGAACGCGGTACGCAACTTTCAGTGTTTTTGCACGGTGAAGGTAGGGAGTTGTTTAATTATTTAATGAAAAATGGAGTGATAACCGATTGGCGTGAACCCAATGTAATTAGACTGGCTCCGGCTCCTTTTTATTGTTCTTTTGAAGATATGTTCCATTTCGGGCAAATTCTTAAGAAGGGAATTTTAGAAAAGTCAAAATAA
- a CDS encoding O-methyltransferase, whose translation MHFLPEAIDDYILKHSAKEPEFLAKLNRETNQKVLQPRMLSGNYQGRILSLISKIIAPKSILEIGTYTGYSALCLAEGLAKDGMLHTIDINEELYDFQQKYFQASEFKNNIKQYIGDARKIIPEINSKFDLVFIDADKPNYPAYFELIIDKMNPGGVILSDNVLWSGKVVKPVKPDDESTQALLKYNKMLAEDERIETVILPIRDGLTLSRLK comes from the coding sequence ATGCATTTTTTACCTGAAGCGATAGATGACTATATTTTAAAACATTCAGCTAAAGAACCAGAGTTTTTAGCGAAACTAAACCGCGAAACCAACCAGAAAGTATTACAGCCCAGAATGTTGAGTGGAAACTATCAGGGTAGGATTTTAAGTTTAATTTCAAAAATAATAGCTCCAAAAAGTATTCTGGAAATTGGCACTTACACGGGTTACTCGGCATTATGCCTGGCTGAGGGTTTAGCTAAAGATGGCATGTTGCACACCATAGACATCAATGAAGAATTATACGATTTTCAGCAGAAATATTTTCAGGCTTCAGAATTTAAGAATAATATCAAGCAATATATTGGGGACGCCAGGAAGATAATTCCGGAAATAAATTCAAAGTTTGACCTGGTTTTTATTGATGCCGATAAACCAAATTATCCTGCATATTTCGAATTGATTATTGATAAAATGAATCCCGGTGGTGTTATATTATCAGATAATGTATTGTGGAGTGGTAAAGTAGTGAAGCCGGTAAAACCTGATGATGAGTCTACCCAGGCACTTTTAAAATACAATAAGATGCTTGCTGAAGACGAACGTATTGAAACTGTAATTTTACCAATTCGCGACGGATTGACCTTAAGCAGGCTTAAATAA
- a CDS encoding phosphatase PAP2 family protein — MLEQLKEWDRELFIYLNGLGIESYDNFWITVTTIQNWIPLYITFFILYFVAFHWKKALFTSLFILATALSTYAFTNVVKNFFLRLRPNNQPEIADVIRILQTPDNYSFFSGHSAVSTAAALFLILSLKDKYPWIWVVLIWPLLFMLSRIYVGVHYPGDVLVGAAVGIIFATTFFMLYQRSGKRFI, encoded by the coding sequence ATGTTAGAGCAGCTAAAAGAATGGGATCGTGAGCTGTTTATTTACCTTAATGGATTAGGAATTGAATCTTACGACAATTTTTGGATTACCGTTACTACCATTCAAAACTGGATTCCTTTATATATTACCTTTTTTATTCTTTATTTTGTAGCCTTTCACTGGAAAAAAGCGCTATTCACCAGCTTATTTATTCTTGCAACCGCCCTTTCTACCTACGCGTTTACCAATGTAGTTAAAAACTTCTTTTTGCGGCTTAGGCCCAACAATCAGCCTGAAATTGCCGATGTAATTAGAATCCTGCAAACACCAGATAATTATAGTTTTTTCTCCGGGCATTCCGCAGTCTCTACCGCCGCAGCTTTATTTTTAATTCTTTCTTTAAAAGATAAATATCCCTGGATTTGGGTGGTGCTTATCTGGCCACTATTGTTTATGTTAAGCCGAATCTATGTTGGAGTTCATTATCCCGGAGATGTACTGGTAGGTGCAGCAGTAGGAATTATTTTTGCAACTACTTTCTTTATGCTTTACCAACGTTCAGGCAAACGTTTTATTTAA
- a CDS encoding Sec-independent protein translocase subunit TatA/TatB, whose product MNIIPLFISGAEIAFILFILVMVFGADKIPDIARGMGKGMKMLKNASNDIKTEIQKSADKQGINTDISKDVKGEIDKVKEDIDEITGSVKRRF is encoded by the coding sequence ATGAACATCATACCCCTTTTTATTAGTGGTGCAGAGATTGCCTTTATCCTTTTTATTCTGGTAATGGTTTTTGGTGCCGATAAAATTCCTGATATCGCCCGCGGAATGGGAAAAGGAATGAAAATGCTTAAAAACGCATCTAACGATATCAAAACTGAAATTCAGAAAAGTGCCGATAAACAAGGTATAAATACCGATATTTCTAAAGATGTAAAAGGTGAGATCGATAAAGTGAAAGAGGATATCGATGAGATCACCGGTTCGGTAAAGCGTAGATTTTAA
- a CDS encoding M1 family metallopeptidase, translating to MNRLRLLSFALVMLFVSGIQAQESEAEEQKPKQEGHENNNKFKQLYKTFATPNQYRTGAGAPGEAYYQNQADYKMDIVLDDKNTRLDGEAEVTYHNNSPDELEYLWVQLDQNVRKKDAPTADRNPSGMRPVATPQRFVDEHMEEPFDGGFNIVGLTHNGDKLNYIINQTMLRIDLEEPLEPGESFEFEMKWWYNINNHITDRARSGYEHFPKDGNNAYVIAQFFPRMAVYNDVEGWQNMQFWGSGEFALPFGNYEVDITVPADHIMEATGKLQNRKEVYTEEMMRRYEQAKKSYDEPVIVRTQAEAEEAEKSFSNKTKTWKYKADMVRDFGFSTSRKFILDMMATNIDGKDVMAVSLYPKEGNPLWEEWSTKAVASTLKSYSKQTFQYPYHKAVSVHARNQGMEYPMICWNYGRPDEDGTYSDRTKFGMISVIIHEIGHNFFPMIVNSDERQWGWMDEGLNTFSQYLAEQEFGEKYPEAIGSLEQYPSRRGIPSKIVPYMRGNQKYIAPIMSNPENVYQLGNNAYGKPATALNILRETVMGHELFDHAYKTFAHRWMFKHPTPEDFFRTMEDASAVDLDWFWRGWFYTTHNVDMGIKEVQKLYITDNATKEGKEFLERYGADPEEIDAVYVVNEDSEDFDESLKGKSVLENSPTIKEYVMDNFSEEERAKLKDPKYFYQVTFEKPGGIPMPLIVEFTYADGSTEMKRYPVQLWRMNDEVATKAIATNKEITKIVVDPNLETADVDVSNNTWPKEETTNKFEEFKENLGN from the coding sequence ATGAACAGATTAAGATTATTAAGTTTCGCTTTAGTGATGCTTTTTGTAAGCGGTATACAGGCCCAGGAATCTGAAGCCGAAGAACAAAAACCAAAACAGGAAGGTCACGAGAATAACAATAAGTTTAAACAACTTTATAAAACCTTTGCAACTCCAAACCAATATAGAACCGGTGCCGGTGCGCCAGGAGAAGCCTACTATCAAAACCAGGCAGACTATAAAATGGATATTGTTTTAGACGATAAAAATACTCGTTTAGATGGCGAAGCCGAGGTGACTTACCATAATAATTCTCCCGATGAATTGGAATATTTATGGGTGCAGTTAGACCAAAACGTGCGTAAGAAAGATGCACCAACGGCCGATCGTAATCCTAGTGGAATGAGACCGGTTGCTACACCACAGCGTTTTGTTGACGAACATATGGAAGAACCATTTGATGGAGGTTTCAATATTGTTGGATTAACTCACAATGGAGATAAATTAAATTACATCATCAATCAAACGATGCTAAGAATAGATTTGGAAGAGCCTTTAGAGCCTGGTGAATCTTTTGAGTTTGAAATGAAATGGTGGTATAATATCAATAATCATATTACCGATAGAGCAAGAAGCGGATACGAGCATTTCCCTAAAGATGGAAATAATGCCTACGTAATTGCTCAATTCTTCCCTAGAATGGCTGTGTATAATGATGTTGAAGGATGGCAAAATATGCAATTTTGGGGAAGCGGTGAGTTTGCTCTTCCTTTTGGTAACTACGAAGTAGATATTACCGTTCCTGCAGATCATATTATGGAAGCTACAGGAAAACTTCAAAATAGGAAAGAGGTCTATACTGAAGAAATGATGCGCCGTTACGAGCAGGCCAAAAAATCTTATGACGAACCCGTAATTGTTAGAACCCAGGCAGAAGCTGAAGAAGCTGAAAAGTCTTTTTCTAACAAAACTAAGACCTGGAAATATAAAGCCGATATGGTTAGAGATTTTGGGTTTTCTACTTCAAGAAAATTCATTCTTGATATGATGGCGACCAATATAGATGGCAAAGATGTAATGGCCGTTTCTCTTTATCCTAAAGAAGGAAATCCACTTTGGGAAGAATGGTCTACTAAAGCCGTAGCCAGTACTTTAAAATCTTACTCAAAACAAACTTTTCAATATCCATATCATAAAGCGGTTTCGGTTCACGCAAGAAACCAGGGAATGGAATATCCTATGATCTGCTGGAACTACGGCCGTCCAGATGAAGACGGAACATATTCTGATAGAACGAAGTTTGGGATGATAAGTGTGATAATTCACGAAATTGGACATAACTTTTTCCCAATGATCGTTAACAGTGACGAACGTCAATGGGGATGGATGGACGAAGGTTTAAATACCTTTAGCCAGTATCTTGCAGAGCAGGAATTTGGAGAAAAATATCCGGAAGCTATTGGGTCTTTAGAGCAATATCCATCTCGAAGAGGTATTCCTTCTAAAATTGTTCCTTATATGAGAGGCAATCAAAAATATATTGCTCCAATCATGTCTAACCCAGAGAATGTATATCAGTTAGGGAATAATGCTTACGGAAAACCGGCAACGGCTCTAAATATTTTGAGAGAGACCGTAATGGGGCACGAGCTTTTTGATCACGCCTATAAAACTTTTGCTCACCGTTGGATGTTTAAGCACCCAACTCCTGAAGATTTCTTTAGAACAATGGAAGATGCTTCGGCAGTAGATTTAGACTGGTTTTGGAGAGGATGGTTCTATACTACGCATAACGTAGATATGGGAATTAAAGAAGTACAAAAACTTTATATAACCGATAATGCCACCAAAGAAGGAAAAGAATTTTTAGAGCGTTATGGTGCAGATCCTGAAGAGATAGATGCTGTTTATGTAGTGAATGAAGATAGTGAAGACTTTGACGAAAGTTTAAAAGGGAAATCTGTTCTAGAAAATTCACCTACAATTAAGGAGTATGTGATGGATAATTTTTCTGAAGAGGAAAGAGCTAAGCTAAAAGATCCTAAATATTTCTACCAGGTAACTTTTGAAAAACCGGGAGGAATTCCAATGCCTTTAATTGTTGAATTCACTTATGCAGATGGTTCTACCGAAATGAAGAGGTATCCGGTGCAATTATGGAGAATGAACGATGAGGTGGCGACAAAAGCTATTGCCACCAATAAAGAGATCACCAAAATTGTGGTAGATCCAAATCTTGAAACGGCAGATGTTGATGTTAGCAATAACACCTGGCCTAAGGAGGAGACTACCAATAAGTTTGAGGAATTCAAGGAGAATCTTGGAAACTAA
- a CDS encoding DUF6702 family protein, whose product MRKISLILASFFLLSGFKSGAHEFYLSVTEIEYNNEKQSLQIITRVFIDDFEDVLNERYGADLQLSEEAEEGAVSENISKYLKQKLRLQVNGEELQLNYLGKEYDADQLVLYIEVENLAPFNKIEVTNEILTDLFDDQKNVVHVKVNDKTKSLLLMRQQETEKLTFP is encoded by the coding sequence ATGAGAAAAATAAGCCTAATTCTTGCCAGCTTTTTTTTGCTTTCTGGATTTAAATCGGGAGCTCACGAATTTTATTTAAGCGTTACCGAGATTGAATACAATAATGAAAAGCAGAGTCTTCAAATTATTACCCGAGTTTTTATAGACGATTTTGAAGATGTGCTTAACGAACGTTATGGCGCAGATCTTCAACTTTCAGAGGAAGCAGAAGAAGGTGCGGTTTCCGAAAATATTTCAAAATATCTCAAGCAAAAATTAAGGCTTCAGGTTAATGGGGAAGAACTTCAACTTAATTATTTAGGAAAAGAATACGATGCCGATCAATTGGTGCTATATATTGAAGTTGAAAACCTGGCTCCCTTTAATAAAATTGAAGTCACCAACGAGATCCTTACCGATCTTTTTGACGATCAAAAAAATGTAGTACACGTAAAAGTAAACGATAAGACTAAAAGTTTACTTCTTATGCGGCAGCAGGAAACAGAAAAACTCACTTTTCCTTAA